A DNA window from Grus americana isolate bGruAme1 chromosome 27, bGruAme1.mat, whole genome shotgun sequence contains the following coding sequences:
- the LOC129197031 gene encoding apolipoprotein E-like, whose protein sequence is MKLWVVLVAVTLLAGCGAELTPPEPTTPPPSRIWGYLGVLGEAAENATVRLREVPLIQKLQSLMTELKTQATSLSVSIREEMTEARDRAAEYGADARAALDQSWGELKNRGAAYARKLRKRLSRDGEELRRRWDVYGQALGDRAAALRKSWGVMGRILGEPGVPQNSED, encoded by the exons ATGAAGCTCTGGGTCGTGCTGGTGGCAGTGACGCTGCTGGCGG GCTGCGGGGCTGAGCTGACCCCCCCCGAACCCaccactcccccccccagcagaaTTTGGGGGtacctgggggtgctgggggaggcggCGGAGAACGCGACGGTCCGGCTGCGGGAGGTCCCCCTCATCCAGAAGCTGCA GTCCTTGATGACGGAACTGAAGACCCAAGCCACCTCCTTGAGCGTTTCCATCCGGGAGGAGATGACGGAGGCGCGAGACCGAGCTGCCGAATACGGGGCGGATGCTCGAGCGGCGTTGGATCAAAGTTGGGGCGAACTAAAAAATCGGGGTGCAGCCTACGCCCGCAAACTCCGGAAACGTTTGAGTCGGGACGGAGAAGAATTGAGACGTCGTTGGGACGTCTACGGCCAAGCGTTGGGGGACAGGGCGGCGGCTTTGAGGAAAAGTTGGGGGGTGATGGGGCGAATTTTGGGGGAGCCCGGTGTACCCCAAAATTCTGAAGATTGA